The following is a genomic window from Vitis vinifera cultivar Pinot Noir 40024 chromosome 6, ASM3070453v1.
TAGCCCCATTTTGCACAATAGCATCACCTATTCATACCCATACTAATCAGGGAAAcacatataaaagaaattacaattttttagcACTAAAGACATACCTGGATTTAGATTGCCAAAGTCTTCAAGCATTCTTAGTGCGGTCAAAGGATTAATAGTAACAGTGGCCGCATATTCCATAGGCACATCTTTATTAATTTTGTGCCAGACACTCTGCTCTTTCACAACATATGTCTGCCATGTTCCTATGCAGAACAAATTTTGTCATTATCCAATAAGATCATGCAAAGCACACATGTTTTTATGTGAGTTCTCTTGGTGTTTTGTTGTCAAATGATTGGATACTTAAGATGTAGCATTTTCTAGTTTTGCTTCAACTGGCTGTGTAAGGATTTCACATACTCATACTTAATTTTGTGTTTTCCGTCTAAAGGCATTGGAATATGCATTTCAAAGTATTGGAATGCCAGCAATGAAGTGATGCAAAACTTATAATAACTTTGTGATATCCAAATTAGAAAAAGAGAGTGTTACCAGAAGAGGGAGGAGATGGGATCACCCAATCACCAGGAGAAAGTCCCTTAACTGCAGAGCCCAAAGAGTGTACTTCTCCAACTCCCTCATATCCTCCTACTGCTGGAACATGTGGTCTCACAGGGTAAACACCTATAAAATCGAAGATTGTCagtctcaaaaacaaaaaaaatcatttccaaaacaaaattcaagACATTGTtcataaacaaatgaaaatcaacaacacaataaaaagaaatataaattattaggCAAAGTTTTGTTAGcagttccaaaaaaaaattcttacttctgaaagcaaaattttcattgatctTAGCtcttgaaaattgagaaaagtaGTTCAAAACTTTAACCAAACAATCCCATAAAAGAACACCTTGATAATaactttcaaatataattaaacaaaaacgGGGAAGATGCATTGAAGTGACGCTAATCTACTGTTTGGGTGCTGCTAaacaacaatttaaaaaatagaattaactAAAATTCAGAATCTAAGATTCTTACaatattagaaacaaaaaataacagCGTCCATTCAACCGAGGCCAGCACAACTATTAGGTTGTTTGTCTCGGTTGATCAGAGAcacaagaggaaaaaaaaacgcCCGCTCAACTGAAACTAACACAACTACGAGGCTATTTATCTCAGATTCTCAGGTGAGACGATATtcactttccttttctttccctctcCTCAATTTTCTCGGAAACCAAACAGGACGCAATAGAAAAACTAATCCAACCTTCGATCCTATTAATATCGGAAGGATTGATGGGAGCAGCGAGCATTTTAACGCAGACATCGTTCTCTTTAACCTCAACTGGAGGTAGCTCAACCACTCTGCCAAAACAAAGATGTGAAAATTCAATACTCTATATTTTTTCATCGCAACTGTCAATTACACTAACAATGAAGATATTCGAACCTGGTCACGCTCTCCGGTGGCCCATGGTGCTCATACACCACCGCCGATGACGGCGGCGACATAGCGGCCGAGAAGGCTCGAATTTGGCTCCAACACCGGGGCAGAGATTCTGACCTAAGACAAAGAAACGACGAGCCATAGTGGGTTCTCGCGGTTGCTAACCTCACCAACGCCATTCCGCCCTTCTTTTGCCTTGCCAGAGGGTTTGAATCCCAATTTTGTTACTGttcttttttctccatttttttttttctgattaaaCATAAGTTAAAAACGGCGTCGTTTGAGGCCTCGTCTTCCGTTTTTGGGGATTCTTGTGCTTTGGTTTTGGGCACGGTCAAACGGACCGGCTTTGCACCCAAACTGATCTGCTATTCCCTTGTGTGAGTGCTATGCTCTTAAACGGCGTCGTTTAAAGCCTCATTAATGTTCTTTACATTTCAAAACGGTTCATATTTGTAGAATCCACCTATACTTGGTAGAGCTTGGCGGATTTGGTACGGATCAACCTCATCTCAACttatcttaattatttaaacatataatcatcttcattcaaaaattaagaagaaaaaaaaaagaataagataaGACTTTAGGAGTATGAGAATTTCTCATACCCTTTGCCCATTTAggcttttttcaatttttttaaataaaatttaattatattaaaaataaatataatttataaataaataaagatttaaaattttataatctattttaatatatattttttattttatgtgtttaaaaaatgaaaaataaaaaataaaaaaatatacttaaaattaatttttttactaattgtATGTCTAAAAGGGGCAATATAAGGTGGGAATAAGGTAATGCATGAACTCgtcttgaatttgaaaaaaagtttcaaactcatttctaatttgtttataattttcCTAAATTTGTCATATTACAGCAATAAGGTATAGGTATATGAGAAAACTCTATCTCATTGGCATCACTACTCTACACATAACATGTCAAAAATCATTTGGAAGCAACTTATTCAATATGCCACATTTAGAGGTAGGAATTAGCTTTCATGAAACTATCTTAACCAAATCATAAATGCCCTCTTAAGGAATAGGCTATATTTTATGAAGGACAATTTTCATACTATATCTAAATTACTCACAAAGTTAAAAATGtattacaaataataatttaatcatGAGAAGGGGAAGTACTTATATAATGTCTTCCTTAATGTATGTCGTGTTAAACAACAATCTTGCTAAAAATAGTTTCAAATAGAATATTGTCAAATTATATAGCCTAGGATTGAGTTGATGGAACATTGAAATTTAATGACTTGAAGGATTTAAGTGATGAGTAATATCTCTTATTATGGAATTGACATTTACATTGTTACATGTATGATATtcttttaaacttaaaaaatgactgatttttagaaattaaataaatttgattcaCTTCTTGATCCAATGACTAGTTTCATGTCCATGTATTTGAAAgcataaattgaaattataaatattgaagTATTTCATGTCTCAAGGCATTTATAGTGATATCTTTATGAATCTCAATTTGAAAGTGCTTAAAAGTCAAAATTATGTTCCAATGAATGTTTTAACTTTAGACTGGAGTTTTGAATACTTGAAATGATGTTTTTAGTTGTGTTTGTTCAAATTGGAAGAGAGATGTTTGAACGCTCTCATTGCTACTTTCTACATCCTTTTACTACACTAATAAAGACATTCAAATCTCCTTTGTTGGGCATTTGAATGTCCCTACTATAAAAGGCATTTTAAGGTTGTTTCTCACCCATTGTTCTCTTCCTTCGCGCGCCttattttcttatgttcatTCTTATCATAACTTAAAGTGGTTTTACTTGCATTcttcttttgttctttgtttGATATTCTTTTGTAAAGTTTCTACATCGTGTATCTAAGACCTTTTAACAGTTCAATTTTCTAggttaatttctttattttcaaattctctcatTATCTTTTCTATGGCTCCTAGTAGAGTCACATGATTAAGACTTTCGTCTCCATCTAAGTCTCTAATCTCTATGAAACTACACATGCTCCATCCACCATAAATAACTTGCTTGTTTACGATTTCCATTTCTCACAATATATGGACACTTTTTGTGAGAGATTCATTAAAGGATAAATTTAAATTGTCTACATTTAAGGATACTCCTATTCCCCATATTTTAAGAAGGTCTTTGGGAGCCTTTGGATTTTAACAAAGGGGGTGTGTATCCCATACTCAGATATTCTATGCAAACATCCACTATTACATTCCAAATATTCAATTTAGCATTTCTATATATGGACTATCTTTAATTATCACTCTAAACGTGATTTGTGAAGTCCTTTGTTTGTGTCCTTATTAGGGCATTGCTCTACCCATGGTTCTTGATACTTTAACTCTCTCATCTTTAGAGTGCAATATTGtagtgttttctttttatattgagGTTCTTCTATTGAttgtttgtatttcttttatcAATATTCTTAAGCTATCATGCCTTTTGGGTACTTTTGGATATAGTacattatatcatatttattattgtaCCTTGATTAGGAGATAGATGACTCAATTTGTTAGCAACATTCTCGTTAGGAGTGATATTGATATGGGTTGGCTCATTCCTGACATTATAGATTTGTATACTTTTGATACTTgtgttgttgattttttttcttctcagtCATCATCTCTCacattcttttgaaaatagggCTTGAGTTTTAGCATGAAgtctcaaattattcaaagGCTTCCACTCATTGACAAGACCTCTTGGTCCAAGCATTTAGCCACACTTCTTAGCAACTGTGTGGTTTGGGTAATAAGGCTATAGACATGGAAAGGTGAGAGGTTGAGCAAGGTCACAATCATCCTATACCTTCTTAAGGTTATGCTTAGGGTTCTCAAGGGCTGAGGTAGTTCTCATAGAGTTACTAAATCTATTTTTCTTGCTCCTACCCATATTGTCTCTACTATAACTT
Proteins encoded in this region:
- the LOC100257075 gene encoding enoyl-[acyl-carrier-protein] reductase, mitochondrial; the protein is MALVRLATARTHYGSSFLCLRSESLPRCWSQIRAFSAAMSPPSSAVVYEHHGPPESVTRVVELPPVEVKENDVCVKMLAAPINPSDINRIEGVYPVRPHVPAVGGYEGVGEVHSLGSAVKGLSPGDWVIPSPPSSGTWQTYVVKEQSVWHKINKDVPMEYAATVTINPLTALRMLEDFGNLNPGDAIVQNGATSIVGQCIIQLARIRGIHSINIIRDRVGSDEVKEKLKGLGADEVFTESQLEVKNVKGLLANLPEPALGFNCVGGNSATLVLKFLRQGGTMVTYGGMSKKPITVSTSSFIFKDLSLRGFWLQKWMSSDKAKESRKMIDYLLGLTQEGKIKYEMELVPFSNFHAALDKALGKFGSQPKQVIKF